A stretch of DNA from Oryza brachyantha chromosome 9, ObraRS2, whole genome shotgun sequence:
ACGACCTTGTCGCGCCCCGTGTCGTCTTCCCTCCGGCCGGCGgggcagccggccggccggccgccgcacaCGCGTGGACACGGCAGGATCTCCCCGCCGCCCGGCATCACCTCGCTTGTCCCCTTCGATGCCgtgccgtcaccgtcgccgcacACGCGCAAAGCCTGAGACCCAGCCACTCTTGCCTTGAAACCTTCGCCTTCTCTCTTCCTCAACTTCCACGAGTTCCCTCCATTTTCGTCTCCCGCGATCGATGTGCAGTGCGGTACGTAGAGGGAGCTGATCGATCGTCGTTGTCAGAGGTGCAGGTTTAGCTCTCCAAGTGTGAGTGTCCCTGTCCCATGGGGTGGTGGCAGGTTCTCGGCACGGCCGTgctcgtggcggcggcgtgctgctcccgcggcgtgcgcggcgaggacgccgACGAAGTCAGGGCGTCTGTCGTCGGCTTCCTGCGCACGCTCgccggaggcgacggcgaccgggctGTGCAGGAGCTCGGGTGGAACGCGTCCGTCGCGCCGTGcggcccgccggcgccgtggctCGGTGTCCACTGCACCGGAGACGGCCGGATCGAGAAGATAGTGCTCGAGGGCTGGGGCTTGAGCGGCACCATCAACGCGACGATGCtctgcgccgcgcgcgcgctccgcgTGCTGAGCCTCCAAGACAACGCGCTGCACGGCGGCCTCCCCGCCGACATCTCGGGCTGCTCCGGCCTGACGCATATCTACGTCGGCGCCAACCGGCTCTCCGGCAGCCTGCCGCCTTCGCTCGTCCGGCTCACCCACCTCCATGTGCTCAACGTCTCCAAGAACGACTTCTCCGGCGAGATCCCCGCGGGGCTCAGCAAGCTCGGCCTCGCGAGATTCTGCGGGAACGACAACCATTTCAACGGCACCATCCCGGAGTTCGAGCTGTCCAGGTTCGAGGACTTCAGCGTCGCGAACAACAACCTCACTGGGTCGATTCCCAGGGACGTCGGCATCTTCGGCAACGACAGCTTCTCGGGCAACTCCGACGGCATGTGCGGCCAGCCGAGCTTCGCGCCGTGTCCAACAAGCTCCGGTGAGAACGACGGGAAGAGAAGAGGAGTGCACACGATCGTCATGTGTCTCGGCTACGTCCTCTTCGGCGCCGGCACAGCGGCCTTCGTCTTGTACATGCTCTGCTCCAAGAAGAGGAGGCACAAGCTGGGGCGGAAGCCcgggggcgccggcggcaagggtgcgttcagcagcagcaaggcgacgacgacgcacaCGCCGTCCGCCACACCCAGCAAGTCGGCCTACTCCCTGCCGATGTCGGAGGAGCGGAGcgccacggcgacggcagcggcggcggcggcgcgcgcaccGTCGGCGTCCCTGGTGGTGCTGCAGCgctcggccacggccacggccgcagcgacgccgccgtcggcggcggcggtggcggcgaagagCCTGCGGTTCGAGGACCTGCTCAAGTCGCCGGCGGAGCTGCTGGGGCGCGGCAGGTTCGGGAGCGCGTACAAGGTGGTGGTGCCCGGCGGGGCGGCGCTCGCGGTGAAGCGGGTGAAGGACGCggcggtgggggaggaggaggaggaggagttccgGCGGCGTATGGAGCGCGTCGGGAAGGCGAGACACCCGGCCGTGCTGCCGCCGCTGGCGTTCTACTGCGCCATGCAGGAGAAGCTGGTGGTGTACGAGTTCCAGAGCAATGGCAGCCTCGCCAAGCTTCTCCATGGTAAGCTGCTCGTTTTGACTCTTGATGGGCCTTACCCCGGCCCATCCATGTTAATTAGGCCAGCTTTTGAACCAAATCCTCGCCTGCTAAATTTTATGGGCCGTAATTTGAGGCCCACACCAACAAGGCCACGCTAGGCCCATTTTTGTCCTATCTCTAAATGGCCCACTTGCTTATTTTGGCCATTTGCAATTCTGCATGCTGCGTACAGATGTAGATAAAATTCGTATGAACAttttagaaggaaaaaaaagaacatcttTGAgcggcagaaaaaaaaattagaagatcATTTGGGAAGAAAAGTTCTTCATTTATGTCGTTATGTATATCTTTTATGAAAGCATTTTGTTTGGATGTTTTGATTTAGGGGAATTGACGTTTTCTTAGAGCAAAATGGGCAATCAGTTTCAGTTGGGTGTCAAAAATTGGTTGTGATTTTTGCAGGATCTGTGGAGAGCAGCCGGACTGCACTGGACTGGCCGGCGCGCCTCCACATCGCCGCCAAGATCGCCGACGGCATGGCGTTCATGCACGACGCcctgcgcggcgacggcgcgaacGCGAACTTGTCATTctcggaggaggacgaggccTCCGcgttcgacggcggcgccgtcgcgcaCGGCAACCTCAAGGCCTCCAACGTCCTCTTCACGGCCGCCATGGAGCCTCGCATCAGCGAGTACGGcgtcaccgcgccgccgcagtcgTCCGCGCCGTCTGACGCCGCTGCCCTCAACGCGGACGTGCGCGCGTAcggcgtgctgctgctggagctgCTCACCGGGAAGGCCACGGCTGACGGCGCCGAGCTGGCGCGGTGGGTGACGTCCGTCATCCGGGAGGAGTGGACGGCCGAGGTGTTCGACCGCGTCATGCTCTCcgcaggcggcgccggcgacgacgtcgccaGCGAGCAGCGGATGGTTCGTCTTCTGCAGATCGCCATGAGGTGCGTCgacg
This window harbors:
- the LOC102712110 gene encoding probable inactive receptor kinase At5g58300, whose amino-acid sequence is MGWWQVLGTAVLVAAACCSRGVRGEDADEVRASVVGFLRTLAGGDGDRAVQELGWNASVAPCGPPAPWLGVHCTGDGRIEKIVLEGWGLSGTINATMLCAARALRVLSLQDNALHGGLPADISGCSGLTHIYVGANRLSGSLPPSLVRLTHLHVLNVSKNDFSGEIPAGLSKLGLARFCGNDNHFNGTIPEFELSRFEDFSVANNNLTGSIPRDVGIFGNDSFSGNSDGMCGQPSFAPCPTSSGENDGKRRGVHTIVMCLGYVLFGAGTAAFVLYMLCSKKRRHKLGRKPGGAGGKGAFSSSKATTTHTPSATPSKSAYSLPMSEERSATATAAAAAARAPSASLVVLQRSATATAAATPPSAAAVAAKSLRFEDLLKSPAELLGRGRFGSAYKVVVPGGAALAVKRVKDAAVGEEEEEEFRRRMERVGKARHPAVLPPLAFYCAMQEKLVVYEFQSNGSLAKLLHGSVESSRTALDWPARLHIAAKIADGMAFMHDALRGDGANANLSFSEEDEASAFDGGAVAHGNLKASNVLFTAAMEPRISEYGVTAPPQSSAPSDAAALNADVRAYGVLLLELLTGKATADGAELARWVTSVIREEWTAEVFDRVMLSAGGAGDDVASEQRMVRLLQIAMRCVDASSPPPTMREVAGMVNAICEEDGRSVSSEARARHGRTPRN